Proteins found in one Homalodisca vitripennis isolate AUS2020 chromosome 4, UT_GWSS_2.1, whole genome shotgun sequence genomic segment:
- the LOC124358979 gene encoding UPF0389 protein CG9231, which produces MILNAVARTCCRKRLVLQPISRCMSDNKVSTAEKIAAMSPSEMVKNVVHVSDWNKRLLVFAGRFKTMAEIPDVLPFETVDKGRNKARIKVANYMMVLTAIGCVAMVISGKQAAEKGESVTQLNLDWHKEYNEKARQEAEAQAKK; this is translated from the exons atgattttgaaCGCTGTCGCTAGAACATGCTGTCGGAAACGGTTAGTATTGCAGCCTATTTCAAGATGTATGTCGGATAATAAAGTATCAACTGCTGAGAAGATTGCTGCTATGTCACCTAGTGAAATGG TCAAGAATGTTGTACATGTGTCAGACTGGAACAAAAGATTGCTGGTCTTTGCTGGACGTTTCAAGACTATGGCTGAGATACCAGATGTTCTTCC GTTTGAGACGGTGGACAAGGGTCGCAACAAGGCTAGGATCAAGGTTGCCAACTACATGATGGTGCTAACAGCGATCGGCTGCGTTGCCATGGTGATAAGCGGCAAACAAGCGGCGGAGAAGGGAGAATCAGTTACGCAGCTAAACCTCGATTGGCACAAAGAATACAATGAGAAAGCCAGACAAGAAGCGGAGGCGCAGGCAAAGAAGTGA